One Glycine soja cultivar W05 chromosome 2, ASM419377v2, whole genome shotgun sequence genomic region harbors:
- the LOC114397205 gene encoding transcription repressor OFP17-like, producing the protein MKGKALGVFKSKLLKPCKKLLLFFRLKPKKYLFIRALKFRAHKSTFPKAFPRKPTIMSSLLQSVFRSPKKSKHADTLQGLRSPSNVHETPFFPSPLTPACVMAHGAEKMEASRQEVEDACRSFENYLVEMIVEEGKTRDLMDVEELLYCWKNLRCPVFIDLVSRFYGELCKDLFSPDSEEGDSSK; encoded by the coding sequence ATGAAAGGGAAAGCATTGGGTGTCTTTAAATCCAAGCTTCTCAAGCCATGcaaaaaactattattatttttcagacTTAAACCCaagaaatatttgtttataagaGCTCTCAAGTTCCGTGCTCACAAGTCCACATTCCCTAAGGCCTTCCCAAGAAAACCAACTATAATGTCTTCCTTGTTGCAATCCGTGTTTCGTTCACCCAAGAAATCTAAGCACGCTGACACATTGCAAGGACTCAGGAGTCCCTCCAATGTGCATGAAACTCCGTTCTTTCCTTCGCCACTTACCCCGGCTTGTGTGATGGCTCACGGGGCAGAGAAGATGGAGGCTTCGAGGCAGGAGGTAGAAGATGCATGCAGGAGTTTTGAGAACTATTTGGTGGAGATGATTGTGGAAGAAGGGAAGACCAGGGACTTGATGGATGTGGAGGAACTTCTATATTGTTGGAAGAACCTTAGGTGTCCTGTGTTCATTGATTTAGTTAGTAGATTTTATGGAGAGCTTTGTAAGGACTTGTTTTCTCCGGATAGTGAGGAAGGTGACAGTTCCAAGTGA
- the LOC114397225 gene encoding transcription repressor OFP1-like, whose product MGNNRFKLSDMIPNAWFYKLKDMSKSRKRNGSHAMKSKVSSPPTTTTSQRSLPRYSHYFSTEPIRAGKLYNTPIHTKDLDMPFTDSPRRSSKRRARRKTIYKPSPTVVSSSFIPSSGYDSANHWIKPCQVQSPDYDVSSAESSSESDLHEYAYSESECDSFSVPDLLNGMDTNCSCRVSSSTNDIIIDMNSESFLGNPEKQDGFDAISQLGLAPILTRPVKFDDKVIEAAEVRSSTDLDEMQDDQSFSIEINKEESIRTQRRRKSNHRKPFANSAGIRLRVNSPKLASRKVQACARRSVSSTASKGSRSTGFPDGFAVVKSSFDPQSDFRESMVEMIVENNIRASKDLEDLLACYLSLNSSEYHDLIVKAFEQIWFDLAQLRM is encoded by the coding sequence ATGGGTAACAACAGGTTCAAGTTATCAGATATGATACCAAATGCTTGGTTTTACAAGCTGAAAGACATGAGCAAATCAAGGAAGAGAAATGGTTCTCATGCTATGAAGAGTAAAGTGTCTTcaccaccaacaacaacaacatcacaaagGTCGCTGCCAAGATATTCACACTATTTCTCCACTGAGCCTATTAGAGCTGGTAAGCTATACAACACTCCCATTCACACCAAAGACTTGGACATGCCATTCACTGATTCACCTAGAAGGTCTTCCAAGAGAAGGGCTAGGAGAAAAACCATCTACAAGCCTTCTCCCACCGTTGTTTCGTCCTCTTTCATTCCCTCTTCCGGCTATGACTCCGCGAATCATTGGATCAAGCCATGCCAGGTTCAGTCACCAGATTATGATGTGTCTTCAGCTGAAAGCTCTTCTGAGTCTGATCTTCATGAGTATGCTTATTCAGAGTCTGAATGTGACAGCTTTTCTGTTCCTGATTTGCTTAATGGAATGGACACTAATTGCAGCTGCAGAGTTAGCTCTTCCACTAATGACATCATCATTGACATGAACAGTGAGTCCTTCCTTGGGAATCCAGAAAAGCAAGATGGGTTTGATGCAATTTCACAGCTTGGTCTTGCTCCAATATTGACAAGGCCAGTGAAGTTTGATGATAAGGTCATCGAAGCCGCTGAGGTGAGAAGTTCAACTGATTTGGATGAAATGCAGGATGATCAGTCTTTCTCAATTGAGATTAACAAAGAGGAAAGCATTAGAACTCAAAGGAGGAGGAAAAGCAATCATAGAAAGCCCTTTGCTAATTCTGCAGGCATAAGGCTTAGAGTCAATTCTCCAAAACTTGCAAGCAGAAAAGTTCAAGCATGTGCAAGAAGGAGTGTGTCATCCACTGCAAGCAAAGGTTCAAGGAGTACAGGCTTTCCAGATGGATTTGCTGTTGTTAAGTCCTCATTTGATCCACAAAGTGACTTCAGGGAGTCAATGGTGGAGATGATTGTGGAGAACAATATCCGCGCATCGAAGGATTTGGAGGACTTACTTGCTTGCTACCTTTCCCTCAATTCAAGTGAATACCATGATCTCATTGTTAAGGCATTTGAGCAAATTTGGTTTGACTTGGCTCAACTAAGAATGTAA